The Ictalurus punctatus breed USDA103 chromosome 9, Coco_2.0, whole genome shotgun sequence genome contains a region encoding:
- the manea gene encoding glycoprotein endo-alpha-1,2-mannosidase: MTRFQRKICVTLTALALFVLVVLKRLSPDDRVAVGDFGLPQDVKRDDDAGIHSMPETSVIKNIWTEKIASIFDRGPREKDFPPPNYNVHVFYYTWYGNPRFDGKYIHWNHPYLPHWNPKIALGYATGTHQPPDDIGANFYPALGAYSSRDPSVIEVHMQQLRTAAIGVLAVSWYPPGMKDDNGEPTEDIVPLILEVAAKYKVKVVFHIEPYTGRNDKSMLENIKYIIEKYGDHPAFFRYKSSTGKLLPLFYIYDSYLQSPGIWAQLLKSTGKRSIRNTAYDGIFIGLLVDEKHKAEVLDAGFDGVYTYFATNSFSYGSSQQNWRSIKAFCDSNNLIFIPSVGPGYIDTTIRPWNGHNTRNRINGKYYETSLKAALEARPEIVSVTSFNEWHEGTQIETAVPKTRGQTAYFDYLPYKPTLYLDLTRKWAEKYRDEQGKWLR; this comes from the exons ATGACGCGATTTCAGCGCAAAATATGCGTCACTTTGACCGCACTGGCCTTGTTCGTCTTGGTCGTTCTGAAAAGGCTGTCTCCGGATGACAGGGTCGCGGTGGGCGACTTTGGACTACCTCAAGACGTGAAGAGAGATGATGATGCTGGGATTCACAGCATGCCAGAGACCAGTGTGATCAAAAACATCTGGACGGAAAAGATTGCGAGCATCTTCGATAGAGGCCCTCGAGAGAAAGATTTTCCTCCTCCGAATTACAACGTACACGTTTTCTACTACACGTGGTACGGAAACCCTCGGTTTGACGGGAAGTACATTCATTGGAATCATCCGTACCTGCCACACTGGAACCCCAAAATAGCACTGGGCTACGCAACAGGAACACACCAGCCTCCAGACGACATCGGGGCCAATTTCTACCCCGCCTTAGGGGCATACAGCTCTCGGGATCCTTCTGTTATAGAGGTTCATATGCAGCAGCTACGGACAGCAGCCATAG GTGTTCTCGCGGTGTCCTGGTACCCGCCCGGCATGAAGGACGATAACGGCGAACCGACCGAAGACATCGTGCCTTTGATTCTGGAAGTAGCCGCAAAGTACAAAGTGAAG gtGGTTTTTCATATCGAGCCATACACGGGACGCAATGACAAGAGTATGCTtgaaaacatcaaatacattatcGAGAA GTACGGAGACCATCCTGCGTTTTTCAGATACAAGTCAAGCACTGGAAAGCTTCTTCCGTTGTTCTATATTTACGACTCCTATTTGCAAAGTCCAGGAATCTGGGCTCAGCTGCTTAAGAGCACCGGGAAGAGAAGCATCCGAAACACCGCGTACGATGGCATCTTTATCGGCCTGCTCGTGGACGAGAAACATAAAGCCGAAGTCCTGGATGCCGGCTTTGACGGCGTTTACACGTACTTTGCAACTAATAGCTTTTCCTACGGCTCGTCCCAACAGAACTGGAGATCCATTAAGGCTTTCTGCGATAGCAACAATTTGATTTTCATCCCCAGCGTCGGTCCAGGCTATATCGACACCACCATCAGGCCCTGGAACGGTCACAACACACGGAACCGCATCAACGGCAAATATTACGAGACGTCTCTGAAAGCGGCGCTGGAGGCCAGGCCCGAAATCGTCTCCGTGACTTCGTTTAACGAGTGGCACGAAGGAACTCAGATCGAAACAGCCGTACCTAAGACACGAGGCCAGACCGCTTACTTCGATTACCTTCCCTACAAACCGACTTTGTATTTAGACCTCACGCGCAAGTGGGCGGAGAAATACCGAGACGAACAAGGGAAATGGCTACGGTGA
- the fut9a gene encoding 4-galactosyl-N-acetylglucosaminide 3-alpha-L-fucosyltransferase 9 isoform X1 encodes MTAKLPGQSMPSAPTHRILRPLLLGTFLLGCFVTLFLMYIKPSTSWLSGPVESETSTARVKSLLSNRSEQNQTTVLVWLWPFGETYDLNVCGSLFSIDNCFITADHNLYNKSDAVVIHHRDISTDLSNMPPAYRPPLQKWIWMNLESPSHSSQLPGIENLFNLTLNYRQDADIEVPYGAIVASQGEEGFVPPSKNKLICWIVSNWNPDHVRVKYYNELYKHVEIHAYGQAFGEYISDQDYFPTIASCKFYLAFENSIHKDYITEKLYNPLSVGTVPVVLGPPRENYQNFVEGDAFIHVDDFSSPKELADYLLLLDKNEELYLRYFDWRKHFKVKKAYFWAEHTCLACDYVRRHNEYKAFNNLDKWYWG; translated from the exons ATGACTGCAAAACTTCCAG gcCAGAGTATGCCATCTGCACCTACACACAGGATTCTGCGACCCCTCCTGCTTGGCACCTTCTTATTGGGCTGTTTTGTGACACTGTTTTTGATGTACATCAAGCCGTCTACTAGCTGGTTATCAGGCCCTGTTGAATCAGAAACATCCACGGCTCGAGTAAAGAGCCTCCTGTCGAACAGAAGCGAGCAGAACCAGACCACAGTGCTTGTCTGGCTTTGGCCATTTGGGGAAACCTACGACCTGAACGTGTGCGGCTCCCTGTTCAGCATCGACAACTGTTTTATAACCGCCGACCACAACCTTTATAACAAATCCGATGCAGTCGTCATCCACCACAGGGACATTAGCACCGATCTGTCCAACATGCCGCCAGCGTATCGGCCTCCTCTGCAGAAATGGATCTGGATGAACCTTGAGTCGCCATCGCATTCTTCCCAGTTACCCGGCATCGAGAACCTGTTCAACCTGACCCTGAATTACCGTCAGGACGCCGATATTGAGGTGCCTTATGGCGCCATTGTCGCTTCCCAAGGCGAGGAAGGTTTTGTGCCACCGAGCAAGAACAAGCTGATCTGCTGGATCGTGAGCAACTGGAACCCGGATCATGTGCGAGTGAAGTACTACAATGAACTGTACAAGCACGTGGAGATCCACGCCTACGGCCAAGCGTTTGGCGAGTACATATCGGACCAGGACTACTTCCCTACCATCGCCAGCTGCAAATTCTACTTGGCGTTTGAGAACTCGATTCACAAGGACTACATCACGGAGAAACTGTACAACCCGCTCTCAGTTGGCACGGTGCCAGTAGTTTTAGGCCCACCGAGGGAGAATTATCAGAATTTCGTAGAGGGCGATGCTTTCATCCACGTGGACGACTTCTCCTCTCCCAAAGAGCTGGCTGATTATCTTTTACTTCTGGACAAGAACGAGGAACTTTACTTGAGGTATTTTGACTGGCGTAAACACTTTAAGGTAAAGAAAGCCTATTTCTGGGCTGAACATACTTGTCTCGCGTGTGATTATGTCAGAAGACACAATGAGTACAAGGCGTTTAATAATCTCGACAAATGGTACTGGGGTTAA
- the fut9a gene encoding 4-galactosyl-N-acetylglucosaminide 3-alpha-L-fucosyltransferase 9 isoform X2: MTAKLPGQSMPSAPTHRILRPLLLGTFLLGCFVTLFLMYIKPSTSWLSGPVESETSTARVKSLLSNRSEQNQTTVLVWLWPFGETYDLNVCGSLFSIDNCFITADHNLYNKSDAVVIHHRDISTDLSNMPPAYRPPLQKWIWMNLESPSHSSQLPGIENLFNLTLNYRQDADIEVPYGAIVASQGEEGFVPPSKNKLICWIVSNWNPDHVRVKYYNELYKHVEIHAYGQAFGEYISDQDYFPTIASCKFYLAFENSIHKDYITEKLYNPLSVGTVPVVLGPPRENYQNFVEGDAFIHVDDFSSPKELADYLLLLDKNEELYLSSDVPSWSVFLFLEQ; this comes from the exons ATGACTGCAAAACTTCCAG gcCAGAGTATGCCATCTGCACCTACACACAGGATTCTGCGACCCCTCCTGCTTGGCACCTTCTTATTGGGCTGTTTTGTGACACTGTTTTTGATGTACATCAAGCCGTCTACTAGCTGGTTATCAGGCCCTGTTGAATCAGAAACATCCACGGCTCGAGTAAAGAGCCTCCTGTCGAACAGAAGCGAGCAGAACCAGACCACAGTGCTTGTCTGGCTTTGGCCATTTGGGGAAACCTACGACCTGAACGTGTGCGGCTCCCTGTTCAGCATCGACAACTGTTTTATAACCGCCGACCACAACCTTTATAACAAATCCGATGCAGTCGTCATCCACCACAGGGACATTAGCACCGATCTGTCCAACATGCCGCCAGCGTATCGGCCTCCTCTGCAGAAATGGATCTGGATGAACCTTGAGTCGCCATCGCATTCTTCCCAGTTACCCGGCATCGAGAACCTGTTCAACCTGACCCTGAATTACCGTCAGGACGCCGATATTGAGGTGCCTTATGGCGCCATTGTCGCTTCCCAAGGCGAGGAAGGTTTTGTGCCACCGAGCAAGAACAAGCTGATCTGCTGGATCGTGAGCAACTGGAACCCGGATCATGTGCGAGTGAAGTACTACAATGAACTGTACAAGCACGTGGAGATCCACGCCTACGGCCAAGCGTTTGGCGAGTACATATCGGACCAGGACTACTTCCCTACCATCGCCAGCTGCAAATTCTACTTGGCGTTTGAGAACTCGATTCACAAGGACTACATCACGGAGAAACTGTACAACCCGCTCTCAGTTGGCACGGTGCCAGTAGTTTTAGGCCCACCGAGGGAGAATTATCAGAATTTCGTAGAGGGCGATGCTTTCATCCACGTGGACGACTTCTCCTCTCCCAAAGAGCTGGCTGATTATCTTTTACTTCTGGACAAGAACGAGGAACTTTACTTGAG